A window of the Lactuca sativa cultivar Salinas chromosome 7, Lsat_Salinas_v11, whole genome shotgun sequence genome harbors these coding sequences:
- the LOC111884979 gene encoding pentatricopeptide repeat-containing protein At3g24000, mitochondrial — MLFLGMHRVGVIANQFLYWNALTPCSSLKSLHRGMHQFGGTIISVFLEKGFSEITNETVGKSLHAFCIKNYLRLSIFHTNTLINMYSKHGKFEAARYVFDEMPQRNEATWNTMISALVRVSLYSDAFLLLSQMRAQGFETSGFVIASLLTGCTGSGFMLHQGFQIHGLILKNGLLYNVYAGTALLNFYTSYGFHSSAHSLFDKMPEKNVVSWTSLMVGYSDNGNPMEVINLYHKMKHEDVKCNQNTFTTVITSCGSLENESLGLQVLGHVIKSGFEYDLSVSNSLISMFGNIGSIQDACYVFNQMSTRDTISWNSMISAYARNHSFKESFQCFKFMRHLHEDLDPITLSALLSVCSSMDNLLYGAAVHGLVHKLGFDLNLSLCNTLLLFYSETGKLKDMVKLFEEMPDKDLISWNTIISGYIQEGVHLDALKVFVKMLQRQRPVNHVTFSSALSACSNHDFLAEAEILHALVFTSGFHGNLIVGNALVTMYGKQKMMWQAEKVFERMPEKDLVTWNTLIGGYTECEQPNQTIKAFNFMRKQNEPINHITLIQVLSSCVTPNQLFSHGKPLHGYLILSGFDSDDYVKNSLITMYGKCNDLDSSTRIFNGFVNKDYVSWNAFLAANAHGHGEEVLKRFTEMKKNGIHLDQFTLSSALSAASTLSALEEGQQIHGLTFKSGFDSHQYVTTAVTDMYGKCGEINDVMKMLPEAKIRPIVLWNILISSFARQGLFQEAIEAFHEMVKMGFKPDHVTFVSLLSACSHGGLVDKGLEYYSLMTTKFGVPIGIEHCVCIIDLLGRSGKLLEAENFIKKMPVPPNDFVWRSLLAACRIHGNLELGKQALKHLLESNPLDDSAFVLYSNVCASIGKWDFVHDVRSEMEFGNVKKKPACSWIKMKRKVSSFAIGDKSHPESGKIYGKLDEIKKMVKESGYVCDMKFALQDIDEEQKEDHLWKHSERLALAYGLISTPEGSDLQIFKNLRVCGDCHELFKFVSEIVRRKIILRDPFRFHHFRDGKCSCGDYW; from the coding sequence ATGCTGTTCCTGGGTATGCACCGAGTTGGTGTCATAGCTAATCAGTTTCTCTACTGGAACGCTTTGACGCCATGTTCAAGCCTCAAGTCTCTACATCGTGGGATGCACCAATTTGGAGGAACCATTATCTCAGTTTTTTTAGAGAAGGGTTTCTCGGAGATCACCAACGAGACTGTTGGAAAATCACTACATGCTTTTTGTATAAAGAATTACCTCCGTCTAAGCATATTCCATACAAATACTTTGATCAATATGTACTCAAAACACGGCAAATTCGAAGCTGCTCGCTacgtgttcgatgaaatgcctcagAGAAACGAAGCTACATGGAATACCATGATCTCTGCTTTAGTTCGAGTTTCATTGTACTCAGACGCCTTTCTTTTGTTAAGTCAAATGCGTGCTCAAGGATTTGAGACAAGTGGCTTCGTTATCGCTAGTTTATTAACCGGATGCACTGGTTCAGGCTTTATGCTACATCAAGGATTTCAAATCcatggtttaattttgaaaaacggTTTATTATATAATGTGTATGCAGGAACAGCCCTTCTAAACTTTTATACTTCATATGGATTCCATTCCAGTGCTCATAGTCTCTTTGACAAGATGCCAGAAAAGAACGTGGTATCTTGGACTTCATTGATGGTTGGCTACTCTGATAATGGAAATCCCATGGAGGTCATAAACTTATACCACAAAATGAAGCATGAAGATGTCAAATGTAACCAGAACACATTCACCACTGTGATAACTTCTTGTGGATCTTTGGAAAACGAGTCATTGGGTCTTCAAGTTCTTGGACATGTCATAAAATCTGGATTCGAATATGATCTTTCAGTGTCCAATTCTCTTATATCCATGTTTGGTAATATTGGTAGCATACAAGACGCCTGCTATGTGTTCAATCAAATGAGTACACGTGACACTATTTCATGGAACTCCATGATTTCTGCATATGCACGCAATCATTCATTCAAGGAGTCCTTTCAATGCTTTAAATTCATGCGTCATCTCCATGAAGATCTTGATCCAATTACACTTTCTGCACTGTTATCAGTATGTAGCTCCATGGACAATCTCCTCTATGGTGCTGCTGTTCATGGTTTGGTCCACAAACTAGGGTTTGATTTAAACTTATCTCTATGCAATACCCTTTTGCTATTTTATTCAGAAACCGGAAAGCTCAAGGACATGGTAAAGTTATTTGAAGAGATGCCAGATAAGGATTTAATCTCATGGAATACAATAATATCTGGTTATATACAAGAAGGGGTGCACCTTGATGCCTTGAAAGTGTTTGTTAAAATGCTTCAGAGACAAAGACCTGTAAATCATGTGACTTTTTCTAGCGCATTATCTGCTTGTTCAAACCATGATTTTTTAGCAGAAGCCGAAATCCTTCACGCACTTGTATTCACATCTGGTTTCCATGGAAACCTAATTGTTGGAAATGCTTTAGTCACAATGTATGGAAAGCAAAAGATGATGTGGCAAGCTGAAAAAGTCTTTGAAAGAATGCCCGAAAAAGACTTGGTGAcatggaacactctgattggagGATACACCGAATGTGAACAACCAAATCAAACAATCAAAGCTTTTAACTTTATGAGAAAACAAAATGAACCCATTAACCACATAACCTTGATTCAAGTTCTTAGTTCTTGTGTTACTCCAAATCAACTTTTCAGCCATGGGAAACCATTACATGGGTATCTGATTCTTTCTGGTTTTGATTCGGATGATTATGTGAAAAATTCCCTTATTACAATGTATGGAAAGTGTAACGATTTGGATTCAAGTACACGTATTTTTAATGGATTTGTTAACAAAGATTACGTTTCTTGGAACGCGTTTCTTGCTGCAAATGCTCATGGACATGGAGAAGAGGTTTTAAAAAGATTCACAGAGATGAAGAAAAATGGAATTCATTTGGATCAGTTTACTCTCTCTTCGGCTCTTTCTGCTGCTTCTACCTTGTCTGCTCTTGAAGAAGGTCAACAGATTCacggtttgacttttaaatccGGGTTTGACTCGCATCAATATGTTACGACAGCTGTCACGGATATGTATGGAAAATGTGGCGAGATAAATGATGTGATGAAAATGCTTCCAGAAGCAAAGATTCGACCAATAGTGTTATGGAATATTCTAATATCATCATTTGCAAGACAAGGATTGTTTCAGGAAGCAATAGAAGCTTTTCATGAAATGGTGAAAATGGGATTTAAGCCTGATCATGTCACTTTTGTTTCTTTGTTATCTGCGTGTAGTCATGGAGGTTTAGTAGACAAGGGTCTTGAATATTATTCTTTAATGACAACAAAATTTGGAGTTCCTATTGGTATAGAACATTGTGTTTGTATAATTGATCTTCTTGGAAGATCCGGGAAGCTTCTAGAAGCTGAAAATTTCATCAAGAAAATGCCGGTCCCACCAAATGACTTTGTGTGGCGAAGCTTGTTAGCTGCGTGTAGAATTCATGGGAATTTAGAATTGGGAAAACAAGCGTTAAAACATCTTCTTGAATCAAATCCATTAGATGATTCGGCTTTTGTTCTTTACTCAAATGTATGTGCAAGTATTGGGAAATGGGACTTTGTTCATGATGTTAGATCAGAAATGGAATTTGGAAATGTTAAGAAGAAACCCGCGTGTAGTTGGATTAAGATGAAAAGAAAGGTGAGTTCTTTTGCGATAGGGGATAAATCGCACCCTGAGAGTGGAAAGATATATGGGAAATTAGATGAGATTAAGAAAATGGTTAAAGAAAGTGGTTATGTTTGTGATATGAAGTTTGCATTGCAAGATATTGATGAAGAACAAAAGGAGGATCATTTATGGAAGCATAGTGAGAGGTTGGCACTTGCATATGGATTGATTAGTACGCCGGAAGGTTCGGATTTGCAGATATTTAAGAATCTTCGTGTTTGTGGTGATTGTCATGAGTTGTTTAAGTTTGTAAGTGAGATTGTGAGGCGGAAAATTATACTTAGAGATCCTTTTAGGTTTCATCATTTTAGAGATGGTAAGTGTTCTTGTGGTGACTATTGGTAG